In a single window of the Drosophila miranda strain MSH22 chromosome XL, D.miranda_PacBio2.1, whole genome shotgun sequence genome:
- the LOC108158142 gene encoding uncharacterized protein LOC108158142 isoform X1 has product MASNSPSKKKSSGMRVLWIPGRKSHHPKGRYSTTSKHVSYSGPQKKSEVWSLGGSKAQTELIDFPMSEGLATPSSSLSIVATCSLVQSVKLDHHTSSDDLVGLSETATLPASPGAEDTPPHSPLSEAPSTPSTKAMTSPNVITTAEVQNLQHNFVCPEDMPKVPGHVAATAEAELALNSSAGTTASIATTSSPQANRKAEPQQMPAITSHSQEASPQKTKYKNHNNNQEDINSIESLSSFPRFQGNAAEFDWIDEMVQQRNCNELMHKNKRKKGSKKAIESLEKDQLDGKSYDYKTKDNIDNNDGDEKMVTCLYYSLMCCDCTIS; this is encoded by the exons ATGGCGTCCAACAGCCCATCGAAGAAAAAATCCTCTGGTATGCGCGTATTGTGGATACCAGGCAGAAAATCTCACCATCCCAAGGGCCGCTATAGCACCACCAGTAAGCACGTCTCGTACTCGGGTCCGCAAAAGAAAAGCGAGGTGTGGTCCTTGGGAGGCAGCAAGGCACAGACCGAGCTGATTGACTT CCCAATGTCCGAGGGTCTAGCTACACCGTCATCGTCTCTGAGCATTGTGGCCACTTGCTCGTTAGTTCAAAGCGTGAAACTCGATCATCACACTTCCTCTGATGATTTAGTCGGACTATCAGAGACTGCCACGTTGCCCGCTTCGCCAGGAGCTGAAGATACTCCGCCACACAGTCCACTCTCTGAGGCACCATCAACGCCGTCCACAAAAGCCATGACCTCTCCCAATGTTATAACAACAGCAGAAGTGCAGAATTTG CAGCACAACTTTGTGTGTCCCGAAGACATGCCCAAGGTGCCAGGGCATGTGGCAGCAACAGCCGAGGCAGAACTGGCACTTAACAGCTCGGCAGGCACGACAGCTTCGATAGCAACGACATCCTCGCCACAGGCAAACCGGAAGGCAGAACCCCAGCAAATGCCAGCAATAACATCGCACTCGCAGGAAGCCTCACCCCAAAAGACCAAATATAAGAATCACAATAACAATCAG GAGGATATCAATTCAATTGAGAGCCTCTCCAGTTTTCCACGCTTTCAGGGAAATGCCGCTGAATTTGATTGGATCGACGAGATGGTGCAGCAACGGAACTGCAACGAACTGATGCACAAGAACAAGCGCAAAAAGGGCTCGAAAAAGGCCATCGAGAGTCTCGAAAAGGACCAATTGGATGGCAAATCCTACGATTACAAGACCAAGGACAATATTGATAATAATGATGGTGATGAAAAGATGGTCACATGCCTCTACTACTCGCTCATGTGCTGCGACTGTACTATATCATAA
- the LOC108162977 gene encoding negative elongation factor D has product MEVEYEDSGWQGRAKAQSNSEEVHEDNPQKTIQECLEKFLTPDYIMEPGIFTQLKRYFQSGGSPEEVISMLSENYKAVAQMANLLAEWLILAGVKVTDVQAMVENHLKEMILKSFDPKKADTIFTEEGETPDWLTEMIDHYTWRSLIYRLAEEYPDCLMLNFTIKLISDAGFQSEITSISTAAQQIEVFSRVLKTSIVKFLNNPDDVHGAIQECARMVCHGQHTYVYSQVLIQVLSQEQKGGFNMKRLSQEIIKYALQNNQNVTPITMALNGSAVYPQACQALTSMLTRNTLNPADITVLFRNYSGSDPPPIDLIRNPQFLELLVDALFRSGVKINPEHKPKYMFLLAYASAVIDQPAKKRPLTERTLNKDELKSTIQAIEKAHAICNVGQGTSELIAELQTLYNCIKYPVVGVGVIRWIENVVMEPSFFKLSTDSCPTHLAVLDEVAAVHPTLQQQILFLLIRLFESKQDELEILVQLEMKKMILDRMVNLLTRGCVVPVLRYVKQCCAIEDTDVSLIRYFVTEVLETITHPYSPEFVQLFLPMVENEEITGTMRGEGDNDPVSEFIVHCKAHYTTV; this is encoded by the exons ATGGAAGTGGAATATGAGGACTCCGGCTGGCAAGGCCGTGCCAAAGCCCAGTCCAACTCCGAG gAAGTGCACGAGGACAACCCACAGAAGACCATACAAGAATGCCTGGAGAAATTCCTAACACCGGACTACATCATGGAGCCGGGCATATTCACGCAACTGAAGCGATACTTCCAGTCTGGCGGCTCCCCGGAGGAAGTGATTTCGATGCTGTCGGAGAACTACAAGGCGGTGGCCCAAATGGCCAACTTGCTGGCCGAGTGGCTCATTCTGGCCGGCGTCAAGGTGACCGATGTCCAGGCCATGGTCGAGAATCATTTAAAAGAGATGATTCTCAAGTCCTTCGACCCGAAAAAAGCGGACACCATATTCACGGAAGAGGGCGAGACACCAGACTGGCTCACCGAGATGATCGACCACTATACGTGGCGATCGCTGATCTACCGCCTGGCCGAGGAGTATCCCGACTGCTTGATGCTGAACTTTACCATCAAACTGATATCGGATGCGGGATTTCAAAGTGAAATCACCTCCATATCGACAGCTGCCCAGCAAATCGAAGTTTTCTCGCGCGTTCTCAAGACCTCGATTGTTAAGTTTCTCAACAATCCGGACGATGTGCATGGCGCCATACAGGAGTGCGCCCGCATGGTCTGTCACGGCCAGCACACGTACGTCTACTCGCAGGTGCTGATCCAAGTGCTCAGCCAGGAGCAGAAGGGCGGCTTCAACATGAAGCGACTCTCTCAGGAAATCATTAAATATGCCTTACAAAA CAATCAGAACGTGACGCCCATAACGATGGCCCTAAATGGTTCAGCCGTTTATCCACAGGCCTGTCAGGCACTCACATCGATGCTGACCCGCAATACCCtcaatcctgccgacatcacaGTGCTGTTCCGCAACTACTCGGGATCTGATCCACCGCCAATCGACCTCATACGCAACCCGCAGTTCCTGGAGCTACTGGTTGATGCCTTATTCCGCTCTGGCGTCAAAATAAACCCCGAACACAAGCCCAAGTACATGTTTCTGCTGGCCTATGCGTCGGCTGTCATCGATCAACCGGCGAAAAAGCGACCCCTGACCGAACGCACGCTTAACAAGGACGAGCTGAAGAGCACGATTCAGGCCATCGAGAAGGCGCATGCCATTTGCAATGTGGGTCAAGGTACATCAGAGCTAATTGCCGAACTCCAGACGCTGTACAACTGCATCAA GTATCCCGTTGTTGGCGTGGGTGTGATACGCTGGATTGAGAACGTTGTGATGGAGCCATCGTTCTTCAAGCTCTCCACCGACAGCTGTCCCACCCATCTGGCCGTGCTGGACGAAGTGGCAGCTGTCCATCCAACCCTGCAACAGCAAATTCTCTTCCTGCTCATCCGCCTCTTCGAATCGAAGCAGGACGAACTGGAGATACTCGTTCAGCTGGAGATGAAGAAGATGATTTTGGATCGCATGGTCAACCTGCTGACACGCGGCTGTGTGGTGCCTGTGCTCCGATATGTGAAGCAATGTTGCGCCATCGAGGACACTGATGTTTCGCTGATACGTTACTTTGTCACCGAAGTTCTCGAGACCATCACGCATCCGTATTCACCAGAATTTGTGCAGCTCTTTCTGCCGATGGTGGAGAATGAGGAAATAACGGGCACAATGCGGGGAGAGGGTGACAATGATCCAGTGTCCGAGTTTATTG TTCATTGTAAAGCGCACTACACCACTGTATAA
- the LOC108158142 gene encoding uncharacterized protein LOC108158142 isoform X3 — translation MSEGLATPSSSLSIVATCSLVQSVKLDHHTSSDDLVGLSETATLPASPGAEDTPPHSPLSEAPSTPSTKAMTSPNVITTAEVQNLQHNFVCPEDMPKVPGHVAATAEAELALNSSAGTTASIATTSSPQANRKAEPQQMPAITSHSQEASPQKTKYKNHNNNQEDINSIESLSSFPRFQGNAAEFDWIDEMVQQRNCNELMHKNKRKKGSKKAIESLEKDQLDGKSYDYKTKDNIDNNDGDEKMVTCLYYSLMCCDCTIS, via the exons ATGTCCGAGGGTCTAGCTACACCGTCATCGTCTCTGAGCATTGTGGCCACTTGCTCGTTAGTTCAAAGCGTGAAACTCGATCATCACACTTCCTCTGATGATTTAGTCGGACTATCAGAGACTGCCACGTTGCCCGCTTCGCCAGGAGCTGAAGATACTCCGCCACACAGTCCACTCTCTGAGGCACCATCAACGCCGTCCACAAAAGCCATGACCTCTCCCAATGTTATAACAACAGCAGAAGTGCAGAATTTG CAGCACAACTTTGTGTGTCCCGAAGACATGCCCAAGGTGCCAGGGCATGTGGCAGCAACAGCCGAGGCAGAACTGGCACTTAACAGCTCGGCAGGCACGACAGCTTCGATAGCAACGACATCCTCGCCACAGGCAAACCGGAAGGCAGAACCCCAGCAAATGCCAGCAATAACATCGCACTCGCAGGAAGCCTCACCCCAAAAGACCAAATATAAGAATCACAATAACAATCAG GAGGATATCAATTCAATTGAGAGCCTCTCCAGTTTTCCACGCTTTCAGGGAAATGCCGCTGAATTTGATTGGATCGACGAGATGGTGCAGCAACGGAACTGCAACGAACTGATGCACAAGAACAAGCGCAAAAAGGGCTCGAAAAAGGCCATCGAGAGTCTCGAAAAGGACCAATTGGATGGCAAATCCTACGATTACAAGACCAAGGACAATATTGATAATAATGATGGTGATGAAAAGATGGTCACATGCCTCTACTACTCGCTCATGTGCTGCGACTGTACTATATCATAA
- the LOC108162984 gene encoding trimeric intracellular cation channel type 1B.1 → MDPEAFLDVANQVIKLKMFPFFDIAHSLLAALAVREDLGANAQAFSRKHPLACWLSTMLVIFAGGMVANGLLGEPILAPLKNTGQLLVGTAVWYVVFYTPFDIGFKVAKFLPVKIVASAMKEIYRAKKVYDGVGHAAKLYPNAWIIMIIIGTLKGNGAGFTKLIERLIRGAWTPTAMEFMQPSFYTKASLLASIIFVLDKKTDWISAPHALVYFGIVIFLVYFKLSSILLGIHDPFLPLENLGCAIFFGGIWDSLAKILGRGQAKDGDSKDVKKNN, encoded by the exons ATGGACCCGGAAGCATTTTTGGATGTGGCCAATCAGGTCATCAAGCTGAAAATGTTTCCGTTTTTCGACATTGCTCACAGTTTACTTGCCGCGCTGGCCGTGCGCGAGGACTTGGGCGCCAATGCACAGGCCTTCTCACGTAAGCATCCATTGGCCTGCTGGCTCTCGACCATGCTCGTCATCTTTGCCGGTGGCATGGTGGCCAATGGCCTGCTCGGCGAACCCATACTGGCACCATTGAAAAATACCGGCCAGCTTTTAGTGGGCACAGCCGTATG GTACGTTGTCTTCTATACGCCGTTCGATATTGGTTTCAAGGTGGCCAAATTCCTGCCCGTGAAAATTGTGGCCAGTGCCATGAAGGAGATATATCGGGCAAAAAAGGTCTACGACGGTGTGGGGCATGCGGCCAAGCTGTATCCGAATGCCTGGATAATCATGATCATCATTGGCACTCTGAAGGGCAATGGGGCAGGATTCACCAAGCTGATTGAACGCCTCATTCGTGGCGCATGGACACCAACGGCCATGGAATTCATGCAGCCAAGCTT CTACACCAAGGCTTCTCTGCTTGCTTCGATCATCTTTGTGCTGGACAAGAAGACCGACTGGATCTCAGCACCGCACGCTCTGGTGTACTTTGGAATTGTAATCTTTTTGGTTTACTTTAAGCTGTCGTCCATTCTGCTGGGCATACACGATCCCTTCCTGCCATTGGAGAATCTGGGCTGTGCCATCTTCTTTGGCGGCATTTGGGATAGCTTGGCCAAGATCTTGGGCCGCGGACAGGCCAAGGATGGCGACAGTAAAGATGTTAAGAAAAACAACTAA
- the LOC108158142 gene encoding uncharacterized protein LOC108158142 isoform X2 produces MASNSPSKKKSSGMRVLWIPGRKSHHPKGRYSTTSKHVSYSGPQKKSEVWSLGGSKAQTELIDFPMSEGLATPSSSLSIVATCSLVQSVKLDHHTSSDDLVGLSETATLPASPGAEDTPPHSPLSEAPSTPSTKAMTSPNVITTAEVQNLHNFVCPEDMPKVPGHVAATAEAELALNSSAGTTASIATTSSPQANRKAEPQQMPAITSHSQEASPQKTKYKNHNNNQEDINSIESLSSFPRFQGNAAEFDWIDEMVQQRNCNELMHKNKRKKGSKKAIESLEKDQLDGKSYDYKTKDNIDNNDGDEKMVTCLYYSLMCCDCTIS; encoded by the exons ATGGCGTCCAACAGCCCATCGAAGAAAAAATCCTCTGGTATGCGCGTATTGTGGATACCAGGCAGAAAATCTCACCATCCCAAGGGCCGCTATAGCACCACCAGTAAGCACGTCTCGTACTCGGGTCCGCAAAAGAAAAGCGAGGTGTGGTCCTTGGGAGGCAGCAAGGCACAGACCGAGCTGATTGACTT CCCAATGTCCGAGGGTCTAGCTACACCGTCATCGTCTCTGAGCATTGTGGCCACTTGCTCGTTAGTTCAAAGCGTGAAACTCGATCATCACACTTCCTCTGATGATTTAGTCGGACTATCAGAGACTGCCACGTTGCCCGCTTCGCCAGGAGCTGAAGATACTCCGCCACACAGTCCACTCTCTGAGGCACCATCAACGCCGTCCACAAAAGCCATGACCTCTCCCAATGTTATAACAACAGCAGAAGTGCAGAATTTG CACAACTTTGTGTGTCCCGAAGACATGCCCAAGGTGCCAGGGCATGTGGCAGCAACAGCCGAGGCAGAACTGGCACTTAACAGCTCGGCAGGCACGACAGCTTCGATAGCAACGACATCCTCGCCACAGGCAAACCGGAAGGCAGAACCCCAGCAAATGCCAGCAATAACATCGCACTCGCAGGAAGCCTCACCCCAAAAGACCAAATATAAGAATCACAATAACAATCAG GAGGATATCAATTCAATTGAGAGCCTCTCCAGTTTTCCACGCTTTCAGGGAAATGCCGCTGAATTTGATTGGATCGACGAGATGGTGCAGCAACGGAACTGCAACGAACTGATGCACAAGAACAAGCGCAAAAAGGGCTCGAAAAAGGCCATCGAGAGTCTCGAAAAGGACCAATTGGATGGCAAATCCTACGATTACAAGACCAAGGACAATATTGATAATAATGATGGTGATGAAAAGATGGTCACATGCCTCTACTACTCGCTCATGTGCTGCGACTGTACTATATCATAA